One genomic region from Yamadazyma tenuis chromosome 4, complete sequence encodes:
- the NOG1 gene encoding Nucleolar GTP-binding protein 1 (EggNog:ENOG503NUDD; COG:S; BUSCO:EOG092619NK) → MQLSWKDIPSVPNTNDMLDIVLNRTQRKTPTVIRPGFKITRIRAFYMRKVKFTAEGFSEKFTDLLAGFPNINDVHPFHRDLMDTLYEKNHYKISLAAVSKAKTLIEQVSRDYNRLLKFGQSLYQCKQLKRAALGRMATIVKKLKDPLVYLEQVRQHLGRLPSIDPNTRTLLICGYPNVGKSSFLKCITKADVEVQPYAFTTKSLYVGHFDYKYLRFQAIDTPGILDRPTEDMNNIEMQSIYAIAHLRSCVLYFMDLSEQCGFSIEAQVKLFHSIKPLFANKSVMIVMNKSDIIKFEDLDQSKQEFLQSLYDLKDIEIMNTSCVEEENVMQVRNQACEKLLASRIEQKLKGAARVSNVLNKIHVAKPAQRDDLDRPAFIPDSVKELEKYDPLDPNRRKLARDIEAENGGAGVFSINLKDKYLLEDEEWKNDVMPEVLDGKNVYDFLDADIAAKLQALEEEEEKLEQEGFYDSESDIEDDEIIDIKEKAEWIRDKQKKMINEARNRKALNNRAIMPRDKIKRSFDDMEEHMYTIGHDTTELRNKQVIAKAQGVKNHKGINIKKKLQDLDVDVEEHIRKKKRPAHQSDRLNDGLTSEGLKEKTERLNKVQRRERNRQGKIGESDHHIPTLLPKHLNSGKRSFSADRR, encoded by the coding sequence ATGCAGCTTTCGTGGAAGGATATTCCGAGTGTTCCAAACACCAACGATATGTTGGATATTGTTCTTAATAGAACCCAACGTAAAACTCCTACTGTGATAAGACCTGGATTCAAAATTACCAGAATTAGGGCATTTTACATGAGAAAAGTTAAGTTTACAGCTGAAGGTTTCAGTGAAAAGTTCACTGATTTGTTAGCTGGTTTCCCAAACATTAATGACGTCCACCCTTTCCACAGAGATTTGATGGATACCTTGTATGAAAAGAATCATTATAAAATCTCCTTGGCTGCCGTTTCCAAAGCTAAAACTTTGATCGAACAAGTCTCCAGAGATTATAACAGATTATTAAAATTTGGTCAATCATTATATCAGTGTAAACAATTGAAAAGAGCTGCTTTGGGTAGAATGGCAACTATTGttaagaagttgaaggatCCTTTGGTATATTTGGAACAAGTCAGACAACATTTAGGAAGATTGCCAAGTATTGACCCTAACACCAGAACTTTATTAATTTGCGGCTACCCTAACGTTGGTAAATCTTCCTTCTTAAAATGCATCACCAAGGCTGATGTCGAAGTTCAACCATATGCTTTTACTACCAAATCCTTGTACGTTGGACATTTTGACTATAAGTACTTACGGTTCCAAGCTATTGATACCCCAGGTATTTTGGATAGACCTACTGAAGATATGAACAACATCGAAATGCAAAGTATTTATGCTATTGCTCATTTAAGATCATGTGTTTTATACTTCATGGATTTGAGTGAACAGTGTGGATTCTCTATTGAAGCACAGGTTAAATTGTTTCATTCTATCAAACCATTATTTGCAAACAAATCGGTTATGATTGTGATGAATAAGTCCGATATTATtaagtttgaagatttggatcAATCCAAACAAGAATTTTTGCAATCTTTATACGACTTGAAAGACATCGAAATCATGAACACCTCgtgtgttgaagaagaaaatgttATGCAAGTGAGAAACCAAGCTTGTGAAAAGTTATTGGCGTCAAGAATCGAACAGAAATTGAAGGGTGCTGCTAGAGTCAGCAACgtcttgaacaaaatccATGTTGCCAAACCAGCCCAAAGAGATGATCTTGATAGACCAGCATTTATTCCTGATAGTgtcaaggagttggagaagtatGATCCTTTGGATCCTAACAGAAGAAAGTTAGCCCGTGACATTGAAGCTGAGAATGGAGGTGCTGGTGTTTTCAGCATCAACTTAAAGGACAAATACTTGttggaagacgaagagTGGAAGAATGACGTTATGCCAGAAGTTTTGGACGGTAAGAATGTTTACGACTTTTTGGACGCTGATATTGCAGCTAAGTTGCAAGCtttagaagaagaagaagaaaaattAGAACAAGAAGGTTTCTACGATTCTGAATctgatattgaagatgatgaaattATCGATATCAAGGAAAAGGCCGAATGGATTAGAGATAAGcaaaagaagatgattAACGAAGCTAGAAATAGAAAAGCTTTGAATAACAGAGCCATTATGCCAAGAGATAAGATTAAACGTTCTTTTGACGATATGGAAGAACATATGTACACCATTGGACATGATACAACTGAATTGAGAAACAAGCAAGTCATCGCCAAGGCTCAAGGTGTTAAGAACCACAAGGgcatcaacatcaaaaagaaacttcaagatcttgatgttgatgttgaagagcACATACGTAAAAAGAAGAGACCTGCCCATCAAAGTGATAGACTTAACGATGGTCTTACAAGTGAAGgtttgaaggagaagacAGAAAGACTCAACAAGGTgcaaagaagagaaagaaacAGACAAGGTAAGATTGGTGAATCTGATCATCATATCCCTACATTGTTGCCTAAGCATTTGAATTCGGGTAAACGTAGTTTCCTGGCTGATCGTCGTTAA
- the SSE1 gene encoding adenyl-nucleotide exchange factor sse1 (BUSCO:EOG092616YZ; EggNog:ENOG503NV9J; CAZy:GT62; COG:O) produces MSSPFGVDFGNSNTVIACARNRGIDIIVNEVSNRTTPSLVGFGTKNRFIGESGKNQQGSNLKNTVENLKRILGLNYNDPDLEIEKKYFTSQLVENEDGGVSAKVRFMGEQTEFTSTQLAAMYLNKIKDITVKETKANIQDICLSVPIWYTEKQRRAATDACKIAGLNPVRIVNEVTAAAVGYGVFKANDLPEDEPKKVAFLDIGHSSFQVSIAAVKKGELKILGSAYDKHFGGRDFDLAIANHFAEEFLTKYKINIHENPKAFYRVLSSAEKLKKVLSANSSAPFNIESLMNDVDVSSSLTRDELEEFIQPLLERIHLPIEAALKDANLTTDDLDSIEVIGGCTRVPSIKARLTEIFGKQLSFTLNQDEAIARGNAFICAMHSPTLRVRPFKFEDFNPYTVSYYWDKEDDDDVDHMVVFEKGGLFPSTKIITLVRSGDFELEARYTNKEELPAGTEETICKWEIKGVNVSEGEKTIATKLKLRNDPSGFYTIESAHTFENKLVKELIEPSEEDSEDKEPEYREVKKSVKKDDLVIISHSSALTDAARNEVTEKENSMVMEDKLVAETEDRKNALEEYIYELRGKLEEQYKDFASEQEKEKLTGLLLKAEDWLYDDGYDSSKAKYIAKYEELASIGNVIRGRYLAKEEEKKQAVREKQEAAQAAFIAEKLAAQRNTQQTPNQTKEEEAPKEEQDIEMGMRTASKYSYKQKNKSWFNKNKDSVILRNLPKNHLSHYDLNQLTVSSTPLENKEEVLILTPMSKFLPEYWDNLNRLTYDHSLISLGFILPRTEDGNVALRKLEIAIKATQGNPVTKFKKITVLRQDSNSLESQLEKDRHAFSVQKPRRALMALARNSLVFTTISPSTSWVLWLDSDIIETPHSVIQEMAAHDKPVLSANVYQRFYNEESKKNDIRPYDFNNWVESEEGLKLASTLGEDEIVVEGYAEMATYRPLMAHFYDHNGDKNTEMALDGVGGGAVLVKADVHRDGAMFPSFPFYHLIETEGFARMAKRLGYEVFGLPNYLVYHYNE; encoded by the exons ATGTCTTCTCcatttggtgttgatttcggTAACAGCAACACTGTTATTGCTTGTGCCAGAAACAGAGGTATCGACATTATCGTCAATGAAGTTTCTAACCGTACTACTCCCTCGTTGGTCGGATTCGGTACCAAGAACAGATTCATCGGTGAATCTGGTaaaaatcaacaaggttCGAACTTAAAGAACACtgttgaaaacttgaagagaatcTTAGGGTTGAACTACAATGATCCAGaccttgaaattgaaaagaagtacTTCACCTCCCAGTTGGTTGAGAATGAGGATGGTGGTGTAAGCGCCAAGGTTAGATTCATGGGTGAACAGACCGAATTCACTTCTACCCAATTGGCCGCTATGTacctcaacaagatcaaggaTATCACCGTCAAGGAAACTAAGGCTAATATCCAAGATATCTGTCTTTCTGTTCCAATTTGGTACACTGAAAAACAAAGAAGAGCCGCCACCGATGCCTGCAAAATTGCTGGTTTAAACCCAGTTAGAATTGTCAACGAAGttactgctgctgctgttggTTATGGTGTTTTCAAGGCCAATGATTTACCGGAAGATGAACCAAAGAAGGTTGCTTTCCTTGATATTGGTCACTCATCCTTCCAAGTTTCTATTGCAGCTGTTAAAAAGGGTGaattgaagatcttgggTTCTGCTTATGACAAacattttggtggtagagATTTCGATTTAGCTATTGCTAACCACTTTGCTGAAGAATTCCTTACCAAATACAAGATTAATATTCACGAAAACCCCAAGGCATTCTACAGAGTGTTGTCCTCtgctgaaaaattgaagaaggttttgTCTGCCAATTCTTCTGCTCCTTTCAACATTGAATCTTTGATGAACGATGTTGACgtctcttcttctttgactAGAgatgaattggaagaattcATTCAGCCATTATTGGAAAGAATCCATCTTCCTATTGAAGCTGCTTTGAAGGATGCTAATTTGACCACTGATGATCTTGACTCCATTGAAGTCATTGGTGGATGTACCAGAGTTCCATCTATCAAGGCTAGATTAACTGAAATCTTCGGTAAACAATTGTCTTTCACTTTGAACCAAGACGAAGCCATTGCTAGAGGTAACGCATTTATTTGCGCTATGCACTCTCCAACTTTGAGAGTCAGACCtttcaaatttgaagatttcaacCCATACACAGTTTCTTACTACTGGgacaaagaagatgatgatgatgtaGATCATATGGTGGTCTTTGAAAAGGGTGGACTTTTCCCATCCACTAAGATTATCACTTTGGTCAGAagtggtgattttgaattggaaGCTAGGTATACTAACAAGGAAGAATTACCGGCTGGTACTGAAGAAACCATCTGTAAGTGGGAAATTAAAGGCGTTAACGTCAGTGAAGGTGAAAAGACCATTGCTACTAAGTTGAAATTGAGGAACGATCCAAGTGGATTCTACACCATTGAATCTGCTCACACttttgaaaacaagttggtcaaagaATTAATTGAACCATCTGAAGAAGATAGTGAAGACAAGGAACCTGAATACCGTGAAGTCAAGAAGTCGGTGAAGAAGGATGATTTGGTTATTATTTCTCACTCCTCTGCTTTGACTGATGCTGCCAGAAACGAAGTCACGGAGAAAGAAAACTCAATGGTTATGGAAGATAAGTTAGTTGCTGAAACTGAAGATAGAAAGAATGCATTGGAAGAGTACATCTATGAATTAAGAGGcaagttggaagaacaaTACAAGGACTTTGCTTCCgaacaagaaaaggaaaagttaACTggattgttgttgaaagctGAAGACTGGCTTTACGATGATGGATATGACTCGTCCAAAGCCAAATATATTGCCAAATATGAAGAATTGGCCTCTATTGGTAATGTTATCAGAGGTAGatacttggccaaagaagaggaaaagaagCAGGCTGTAAGAGAAAAGCAAGAAGCTGCTCAAGCTGCTTTTATTGCCGAAAAGTTGGCTGCTCAAAGAAACACCCAGCAAACTCCAAAccaaaccaaagaagaagaagctccTAAAGAAGAGCAAGATATTGAAATGGGTAT GAGAACAGCATCCAAGTATAGCtacaaacaaaaaaatAAATCCTGGTTCAATAAAAACAAGGATTCTGTGATCTTAAGAAACTTGCCCAAGAACCATTTGAGCCACTATGACTTAAATCAACTAACTGTCAGTAGCACACCTTTGGAAAATAAAGAGGAGGTGTTAATATTGACACCGATGTCCAAATTTCTTCCAGAATATTGGGATAACTTAAACAGGCTCACATATGATCACAGCTTGATTTCATTAGGATTTATTTTGCCTAGGACTGAAGATGGTAATGTTGCTTTGAGGAAATTGGAAATTGCTATCAAAGCTACCCAAGGAAACCCAGTTACAaaattcaagaagatcacAGTTTTGAGACAAGACTCTAATTCTTTAGAGAGTCAACTAGAGAAAGACCGTCATGCTTTCAGCGTTCAAAAACCAAGGCGAGCGTTGATGGCATTGGCAAGGAACTCATTGGTATTTACAACTATatctccatcaacttcttgggtgTTGTGGCTCGATTCCGATATCATAGAAACTCCTCACAGTGTTATTCAAGAAATGGCTGCTCATGACAAGCCGGTATTGTCGGCAAATGTCTACCAGCGATTTTACAATGAGGAATCTAAGAAGAATGATATCCGTCCTTATGATTTTAACAACTGGGTTGAAAGCGAAGAAGGATTGAAATTGGCCAGTACTTTaggtgaagatgaaattgttgTAGAAGGGTACGCAGAGATGGCGACTTATAGACCTTTGATGGCTCACTTTTATGACCATAATGGTGATAAGAATACAGAAATGGCCTTGGatggagttggaggtggagcGGTATTGGTCAAAGCCGATGTTCATAGAGATGGAGCCATGTTCCCGTCGTTCCCATTCTATCACTTAATTGAAACAGAAGGTTTCGCTAGAATGGCCAAGAGACTTGGTTATGAGGTGTTTGGATTGCCCAACTATTTGGTTTACCACTACAATGAATAG
- the NPL4 gene encoding nuclear protein localization protein 4 (BUSCO:EOG09260UA2; COG:U,Y; EggNog:ENOG503NU81) has translation MILRFRSKQGTFRVSVDDNDMFSTAVNSVLAKIDCDISSLYISNRPNDKGSPAQELIDQTISSLNLKNGDMLYANYEERDSGISDVQTGTASISISNSRTTAVPTVSSTSSSVKQNELAVDKLLDSQDGLIPRSKSSMCRHGDKGMCEFCSPLPPWDKEYKEKNGIKHLSFYAYLKEINENKNNKNNATSYMSPLDNPSYKVNKNCPSGHLPYPKGICSKCQPPVITLQQQSFRMVDHVEFSDSQVLNRFIDSWRLSGTQRFGYLYGSYEPFDQVPLGIKAKVEFIYEPPQACELDGITLIPWENEEAIDALAAELNLYKVGVIFTDLTDSGLKNGSVLCKRHKDSYFLTNIEVAMAARNQLKYAYSTKYSNDRKFSSRFVTCVVSGGLNGEIEPRSYQVSVNAEALLEADIVTTSTQPSMMYINESNDTRYVPDVFYSKINEYGLEVKTNAKPAFPVDYLLVTLSDAMPKEPKPFFTSNSFVIEHRDFLGELQNLKALFNHLNNDIGDGSVLLDFHLLAYLLSTHILQEHEEKLLVQFVKERTQDAYLKLVESPGWMSLITILEQGS, from the coding sequence ATGATATTGCGATTCAGATCTAAACAAGGTACTTTTAGAGTAAGTGTCGATGACAATGATATGTTTCTGACAGCTGTGAATCTGGTACTTGCAAAAATTGACTGCGATATTTCTAGTTTGTACATTTCTAACAGACCCAATGACAAGGGAAGTCCAGCACAAGAACTCATCGATCAGACAATTTCActgttgaacttgaaaaatggCGACATGTTATACGCCAATTATGAAGAAAGGGACTCTGGAATATCTGATGTACAGACTGGAACTGCATCTATCTCAATTTCTAATTCAAGAACTACTGCAGTGCCAACTGTATCTtctacttcttcatcagttAAACAGAATGAACTAGCAGTGGATAAGTTACTTGACAGTCAAGACGGCTTGATTCCAAGAAGTAAGTCTTCTATGTGTCGCCATGGTGATAAAGGAATGTGTGAATTTTGTTCACCATTGCCTCCCTGGGATAAAGAATACAAGGAAAAGAATGGTATAAAACACTTGTCATTCTATGCTTATTTGAAAGAGATCAACGAAAATAAAAACAACAAGAATAATGCCACCAGCTATATGTCTCCCTTGGATAATCCTTCGTACAAAGTCAATAAGAATTGTCCATCAGGACACTTGCCGTATCCTAAAGGGATTTGTTCTAAATGCCAACCACCAGTTATTACCTTACAACAACAGAGCTTTAGAATGGTAGATCATGTGGAGTTTAGTGATTCTCAAGTATTGAACCGATTCATTGATAGCTGGAGGTTGAGTGGAACTCAGAGGTTTGGTTACTTATATGGTTCATATGAAccttttgatcaagttccTTTAGGAATCAAAGCGAAAGTTGAGTTCATTTACGAACCTCCACAGGCTTGTGAATTGGACGGGATTACATTAATTCCGTGGGAGAATGAAGAGGCTATTGATGCATTGGCAGCAGAACTTAACTTGTATAAAGTCGGTGTGATTTTCACCGACTTGACTGACTCGGGTTTGAAAAATGGTAGTGTTTTGTGTAAAAGACACAAAGACAGTTATTTTTTGACCAATATTGAAGTGGCAATGGCCGCTAGAAACCAATTAAAATATGCATACTCCACTAAATATTCCAATGATCGGAAGTTTTCATCGAGGTTCGTAACTTGTGTGGTTTCAGGAGGGTTGAATGGTGAGATTGAACCAAGATCGTATCAAGTTTCGGTCAATGCTGAAGCCTTATTGGAAGCGGATATAGTCACCACATCAACCCAGCCTTCTATGATGTACATCAACGAATCCAATGACACCCGATATGTTCCAGATGTGTTTTACTCCAAAATAAATGAATATGGATTGGAAGTTAAAACAAATGCAAAGCCTGCATTTCCCGTTGATTACCTATTGGTCACTTTACTGGATGCTATGCCTAAAGAACCCAAACCGTTTTTCACATCTAACAGTTTTGTAATTGAACATAGAGACTTCTTGGGAGAACTCCAAAACTTAAAGGCTTTATTCAATCACTTGAATAatgatattggtgatggatCTGTATTACTCGACTTCCACCTTTTAGCCTACTTATTAAGTACCCACATCTTGCAAGAACATGAAgagaaattgttggtgCAATTTGTGAAAGAACGCACCCAGGATGCATACTTAAAGCTTGTAGAGAGTCCTGGATGGATGAGTTTGATAACTATTTTAGAGCAAGGTTCTTAG
- a CDS encoding uncharacterized protein (COG:S; EggNog:ENOG503NW5P), producing MIKIGGSCVVHKHRGIQPLLLGFRTYASGSEVKPKKKTKTQTDISQIPVKSIATIADFYVPPKLTQYSVLCWHRLLFRRLGAFAINTYNIVKFKQDTKLKLRFNNWKEDAMEKFVRTNKAFAQGCSLPKERRQKFLNLKLEGNTGTLVTQSLVERAKSFPDIGKLKWELLSIEENPKVSSFTILPDGNDVTTYVQMVIKVKTKQKVTFTNGKDTKETEKEVSDNLVYTLNPFSDELVLVGKIFDSDNIRGIQPDLNFQETRAMQEFQRQTSDIFRANPKTVNS from the coding sequence ATGATTAAAATAGGAGGTTCATGCGTAGTCCATAAGCATAGAGGGATACAACCTTTGTTATTAGGATTCAGGACCTATGCTTCAGGCCTGGAAGTCaaaccgaagaagaaaaccaaaactCAAACCGATATCTCTCAAATTCCAGTAAAGAGCATAGCTACCATTGCAGACTTTTACGTTCCACCTAAGTTAACCCAATATTCAGTTCTATGTTGGCACCGTTTATTGTTCAGAAGATTGGGTGCCTTTGCTATCAATACATACAATATTGTGAAATTCAAGCAGGATACAAAGTTGAAGCTCAGATTCAATAATTGGAAAGAAGATGCGATGGAGAAGTTTGTTAGAACCAACAAGGCATTTGCTCAAGGCTGTTCTTTGCCAAAGGAAAGGAGGcaaaagtttttgaacttgaaattggaaGGTAATACTGGTACCTTAGTCACCCAGAGCTTAGTTGAAAGAGCAAAATCGTTTCCTGATATTGGAAAGTTGAAGTGGGAACTTCTCTCTATAGAAGAGAATCCTAAAGTCAGTTCTTTTACTATTTTACCGGATGGAAATGATGTTACTACCTACGTCCAAATGGTGATAAAGGTGAAAACCAAGCAAAAGGTAACATTTACCAACGGAAAAGATACGAAAGAAACCGAAAAGGAAGTATCTGACAATTTGGTCTACACGTTGAACCCTTTCAGTGATGAGTTAGTATTGGTTGGAAAGATCTTTGACTCTGACAATATAAGAGGTATCCAACCTGACCTTAACTTTCAGGAAACCAGAGCTATGCAAGAGtttcaaagacaaactTCAGATATCTTTAGAGCCAATCCAAAAACCGTAAACCTGTAA
- a CDS encoding uncharacterized protein (EggNog:ENOG503NXTM; COG:O): protein MNVGIEATNVPFLNKRSGNLHSHSSNGSTPKDLNPFDFTALSSKLPPNTGPPGTVPVSSNGSNSNKNLSHVPCKFYKQGICQAGSSCPFSHNLDGTLGADKLPCKYFQKGNCKFGLKCALAHFLPDGTRVNSKGYMNGGKKSNGNSSHSGNYNSNSSVSISSFQTQPIDIGNFNKNVNSPNKSANGNLGSNNNGSSQSSRVSQTINYTPTSSSMSLENNTQASFNSALNYSTSVYSHHAGSINVGSYGVTGTLTPSSNPVTTTTPRSAFASTNAFGSLSASTSPIGLTQDLSNSPQQSNFFSKNQPISYSPTNNLSLQISRSFSSKLPASHGSFSSYLNVFSESAIIDDEIKDTVDDGFFEEDYVPASLGDDILTPQQVQRRDSRSQSGTLLVRPIFKTRDSKFDNEYDEQKKSVFVQDDVFLME from the coding sequence ATGAATGTTGGTATCGAAGCAACCAATGTTCCCTTTTTAAATAAGAGATCTGGGAACCTCCACTCCCATTCAAGTAATGGTAGCACTcccaaagacttgaatCCATTCGATTTCACTGCTTTGAGTTCAAAATTACCTCCTAACACCGGCCCTCCTGGAACTGTGCCGGTATCTTCCAATGGATCCAATTCGAATAAGAATTTGAGCCACGTTCCTTGTAAGTTTTACAAACAAGGTATATGCCAAGCTGGATCATCTTGTCCATTCAGTCACAACTTGGATGGAACCTTGGGAGCTGACAAATTACCCTGTAAGTACTTCCAAAAGGGTAATTGTAAGTTTGGATTGAAATGCGCTTTAGCCCACTTCTTACCAGACGGAACCCGAGTCAATTCCAAAGGATATATGAATGGAGGTAAGAAGTCGAACGGAAACTCGTCCCATTCCGGAAACTATAACTCAAATTCGTCGGTGTCAATATCTCTGTTCCAAACCCAGCCAATTGATATTggcaacttcaacaaaaacgTGAATTCTCCCAACAAGTCCGCTAATGGTAATTTGGGGAGCAATAATAACGGATCATCTCAGTCATCTAGAGTGTCCCAGACAATAAATTATACTCCGACCTCATCATCGATGTCTTTGGAGAACAATACCCAGGCCAGTTTCAACTCAGCGCTCAATTATTCTACTTCAGTTTATTCCCACCATGCCGGTTCTATCAATGTGGGCTCGTACGGAGTGACAGGTACTTTGACACCTAGTAGTAATCCCGTTACTACAACTACCCCAAGAAGTGCATTTGCTTCTACGAACGCGTTTGGATCGCTTTCTGCAAGTACCTCCCCAATTGGATTAACGCAAGACTTGTCAAACTCTCCTCAACAGTCAAACTTTTTCAGCAAGAATCAACCCATCTCATATTCTCCTACGAACAATCTCAGTTTGCAAATTTCGAGGtcgttttcttcaaagcttcCAGCGTCTCATGGATCTTTTAGTTCGTACCTCAATGTCTTTAGTGAGTCTGCAATCATAGATGATGAAATTAAAGACACTGTTGACGACGgtttttttgaagaagattacGTTCCTGCATCTTTAGGAGATGATATTTTGACTCCacaacaagttcaaagacGAGATTCAAGGTCCCAGTCAGGAACTTTATTGGTAAGACCTATTTTTAAAACAAGGGACAGTAAATTTGACAACGAATATGATGAACAAAAGAAATCTGTATTCGTACAAGATGATGTTTTCTTAATGGAATGA
- the KRE2 gene encoding alpha 1,2-mannosyltransferase 2.4.1 (CAZy:GT15; EggNog:ENOG503NUKP; COG:G), with translation MARLPVVRITAILGALLLVYFVSVIARPKVVYVDTSTNEIVHNYIPKDEDASIAGVSLGDVVREKLQNSFGGVSDPIKDPQKEAQLALAQIEQVKEDSAAVDNSANKDSNKTPQVEQDRLVAAKGDNTKSNEVEEVKVVKDSNGNVIVPAPPAPDYIGKDKDIRATFVTLARNSEMYELIKSIRRVEDRFNRKFNYDWVFLNDEEFTDEFKRLTTSIVSGKTKYGLIPKEHWSYPEWVDLEKAAKSREDMKAAKIIYGDSESYRHMCRFESGFFWRSPLLDDYDWYWRVEPGIQIHCDLDYDLFKFMRDNKKRYGFTISIHEFEKTIPTLWEHTKNFIKEHSEYLAPNNLMDFISNDNGETYNLCHFWSNFEVADLNFWRSDAYRAYFDYLDKTGGFFYERWGDAPIHSIAAALFLNKDEIHYFDDVGYNHGVYTQCPLNPDFRFEHKCHCNPDSDFTFRGYSCGKKYYDVMKLERPKEWVDYQ, from the coding sequence ATGGCCAGACTTCCAGTTGTAAGAATTACGGCCATACTCGGTGCCCTCTTGTTGGTATATTTTGTCTCTGTTATAGCGAGACCAAAAGTCGTTTACGTCgatacttcaacaaatgaAATTGTTCACAATTATATTCCCAAAGACGAGGATGCTAGTATTGCTGGTGTCTCTTTAGGTGATGTGGTTCGGGAAAAGCTTCAGAATAGCTTTGGGGGTGTCCTGGACCCAATAAAAGACCCCCAGAAAGAAGCACAGTTGGCGTTAGCTCAAATCGAACAAGTGAAAGAAGACAGCGCTGCTGTCGATAATAGCGCCAACAAAGATTCCAATAAAACTCCTCAAGTAGAACAAGATAGGCTTGTTGCTGCCAAAGGAGATAACACCAAAAGCAATGAAGTCGAGGAAGTCAAGGTGGTCAAGGATTCTAATGGAAACGTCATCGTTCCTGCACCTCCAGCACCAGACTACATTGGCAAAGATAAAGATATTCGTGCAACATTTGTTACCTTGGCCAGGAACTCTGAGATGTATGAATTGATTAAATCTATTAGAAGAGTGGAAGATCGTTTCAACCGGAAGTTCAATTATGACTGGGTGTTTTTAAACGATGAAGAGTTCACCGATGAATTCAAAAGATTGACTACATCCATTGTGAGTGGTAAAACCAAGTATGGGTTAATTCCTAAAGAGCATTGGTCTTATCCTGAATGGgttgacttggaaaaggcTGCTAAGTCTCGGGAAGATATGAAGGCAGCTAAAATCATCTATGGTGATAGTGAAAGTTACCGTCACATGTGTCGGTTTGAATCTGGATTTTTCTGGAGAAGTCCTTTGTTAGACGACTATGATTGGTATTGGAGAGTTGAACCCGGTATTCAAATACACTGTGATTTGGACTATGATttattcaagttcatgaGAGACAATAAAAAGAGATACGGTTTCACTATTTCGATCCATGAATTCGAAAAAACTATTCCAACCTTATGGGAACataccaaaaacttcatcaaagaacacAGTGAATATCTTGCTCCAAATAATTTGATGGACTTCATTTCCAACGACAATGGAGAAACCTATAATTTGTGTCATTTCTGGTCTAACTTTGAGGTTGCTGATTTGAACTTCTGGAGATCCGATGCTTACAGAGCATATTTTGACTACTTGGATAAAACAGGTGGTTTCTTTTACGAAAGATGGGGTGATGCCCCAATCCATTCCATCGCTGCTGCTCtattcttgaacaaagatGAGATCCATtattttgatgatgttggCTACAATCATGGTGTTTATACACAATGCCCCTTAAATCCAGATTTCAGATTCGAACATAAATGTCACTGCAATCCTGACAGCGACTTTACTTTCAGAGGATACTCCTGTGGAAAGAAATACTACGACGTGATGAAATTGGAGAGGCCTAAAGAATGGGTTGATTACCAGTAG